The Pirellulales bacterium DNA segment CCGCCAACGATCGCAAGTCGTCGACCCCGCTGCGCATGCCCAGCTCGTGCAACACCTCCGCTTTGTTCCGCCCCATCTGAAGCTGAAAGTTCGCCAGACCGAATTCCTGAGAAATGACCGGAAAGCTCCGCTTCATTTCATCGGCCACTTTGCGCATGGCCTGGTCCAGGCCCAGGCCGGCCTCGACGCACACCACCATCAAATCGAGCGCGTCGGGCAAACCGAGAAAGATCGCCTGGCGCCGCCGTTTGCCGATGAAATAGAGCACGAATTCGGGCAAATAGAACAATCCGCCCGCCAGACTCACGGCATACATCATCGACTGCTGATTGAAACTGGAAATGGCGGCGATGGTGATGCCGCTGAAGAACAGCCCCGCCATCAAACCGGTGAATTTCATTCCCAGAAAAATCGACGCGGCCGCTTCGCCCCGGAACCCGGCGACGGCCAGCTTGGCCTTCAAGCGGCTGGCTTCCAACTCGTTGGTGGGTTGCAGCGGCTTGGCCAGCGCGGGAGTGGCCTTCTTGAGCACGCGCGTCATGGCGGCTTGCTTCTTGACGACGCCCTCGCTCTCTTCCTGCTTGCGGCGGCGAAGGCTGGGGTCTCTGATTTCGTCGAGGCGCTCGACCGCCCGGCTCCGATTGCGGGCCAGATACTCCAGCAGCCACCAAGCGCCGGCGGCGAACATGCCGAACACCGCCAGCGACACCATTTGCTCGGGTTGAAGAAGGTTGCCCATGTTGAGGTCGGCTTACACTTTGATATTGATGATTTTCCGGATCGCCAGCGCCCCCATGACCTGCAACCCAATGGCCCCCATGAGCATCTGTTTGCCCATGGGGTCGGTGAACAGCATCATGATGTAGTCGTGGTTCATGCGATACACGGCCAAAAACAAGGCCGGGGGCAGAGCGAGCAGGACCGCGCCCGACAGCCGTCCTTCGCCGGTCAGCGCTTGCACCTGGCCATAGATTTTGAACCGTTCGCGTATGATGTACCCGATCTTGTCGAGGATTTCGGCCAGATCGCCGCCCGTCTGACGTTGCAGGATGACCGCGGTGGCGAAAAACCGCAGGTCGAGGTTCGGCACGCGTTCGGTGAGCGAGTTCAAGGCGTCTTCCATCGGAATGCCGAGGTTCGTTTCCTCGAACACGCGGCCAAACTCGCGGCCGACCGGCGCGGCCATTTCGTCCTGCACCAGATTGAAGCCCGCCGCCAGGCTATGGCCGGCACGAAGGGCGCGGGCGATCAATTCCATCGCGTCGGGCAACTGTGCGCCAAACTTCTTCAGTCGCTTCTTTCGTCGAAAGACGAGCCACATCAGCGGCAGGCTGGCAGCCGCTCCTGCCGCCGCGGGAGCGATCGCCAGGTTCAATCCGGCGTAGGCCGATGCGGCAAAAGCGGCACAGCCCAAGGCCGCCGAAACGGCGAAGAACTGCGTTGGCCTCAACGCGGTGTCCGCTTGATCGAAGAGCAGCCGCACGCGGCCGAAACGGGTCAGCACGAAGTCGAACATACCCGGCACGGCGTCGAGCGGGCGGTGCAGCACGCTGGCCGCGGAGCGTGCCTCGGCTTGGGCAGCGCTTCGGCTGTTGATCAACAAGTCGAGGCGGTCTTCGACGCGGTTTTCGGTATCGGCCTTGAACAGCGTCAACAGGCCGGCCACCAGCGCCGAGACGCCGAGGAAGGCCGCGATCGAGATCAGAAGGATTGGGTCCATAGGCATCCAAACTTAGTCAACGAGCATCACCCTCTGCCGGAAGGCGCTGGCGGGCAAACGAACGCCCGCCTGCTCCAGGCGCTCCATGAACGTGGGCCGCACGCCGGTCGCCTCGAAGCGTCCGTAAGCACGGCCGCGCTCGTCGATGCCTTCCTGCGCATAATGGTAGATGTCTTGCATCACAATCGTGTCTTGCTCCATGCCCACCACCTCGGTGATGTGCGTGATCTTGCGCGGCCCGCCTTGCAAACGGTTGGCCTGAATGATCAGGTCCACCGCGCTGGCGATCTGCTGCCGCATCGCCTTGAGCGGCAGATCGAAGCCGGCCATCATGATCATCGTTTCGATGCGGGCCACGCCGTCGCGCGGCGAGTTGGCGTGGATCGTGGTCAGCGATCCCTCGTGGCCCGTGTTCATGGCCTGCAGCATGTCGAGCGTTTCGGGTCCGCGGCACTCGCCGATGATGATTCGCTCCGGCCGCATACGCAGCGCGTTGCGCACCAGGTCGGTGGCCGTGATGGCGCCTTTGCCCTCGATGTTCGCCGGCCGAGTTTCCAGCCGCACGATGTGGTCTTGCTGCAACTGAAGTTCGGCCGCGTCTTCGATCGTCACGATACGGTCGCTGTTCGAAATGAAGCTCGACAGCGTGTTGAGCAGCGTCGTTTTGCCGGAGCCGGTGCCGCCCGAAATCACGATGTTCAGCCGGGCCTTGATCGCCCCTTCCAACAGCATCACCATTTCCGGCGTGAAGGCCTTGTAGTTCAGCAGGTCTTCCAGCTTGAGCGGATTGGCCCCGAAGCGGCGAATGGAGACCGCCGCGCCGTCCAAGGCCAGCGGTGGAATGATGGCGTTCACGCGCGAGCCGTCGGGCAGGCGGGCATCGACCATCGGGCAGACCTCGTCCACGCGACGGCCGACGCGCGAGACGATGCGGTCGATGATCTGCAGCAGGTGCGCGTTGTCGCGAAACGTCACCGGGGTCTTTTCCATCTTGCCGCGGCGCTCGCAATAAATGTTCTTCGGGCCGTTGATCAGGATGTCGCTGATGGTCGGGTCTTTGAGCAGCAGCTCCAACGGACCGAGACCGAACGTTTCGTCGAGCACTTCTTCGACCAGCCGCTCGCGCTCGTTGCGGTTGAGCAGCGTTTCTTCGGCGTCGCAGAGGTGTTCGATCACCAGGCGGATTTCGCGACGCAGGACTTCGCCGTCGAGATCGCCGACCTTCGACAGGTCGAGCTTGTCGACGAGCTTGCCGTGGATTTTCCGTTTCAGTTCTTCGAAGTTCGATTCGGAAGTGCGTTCGCCGGGACGGACGGGGGGAGCGATGGTCTTTGCCATAGGTCGAGGGAGGTCGTTCGGAGGTTGAGAGTTCGACTTGCGCGGACGGCGCGCAATGGTCCTAGCCGACAAAAGAATAGCTTACGGCTGGGCGCAGAGAGGCGACGCATAGGGTGGAACTACTCCGGGCGTGCCG contains these protein-coding regions:
- a CDS encoding type II secretion system F family protein, which gives rise to MDPILLISIAAFLGVSALVAGLLTLFKADTENRVEDRLDLLINSRSAAQAEARSAASVLHRPLDAVPGMFDFVLTRFGRVRLLFDQADTALRPTQFFAVSAALGCAAFAASAYAGLNLAIAPAAAGAAASLPLMWLVFRRKKRLKKFGAQLPDAMELIARALRAGHSLAAGFNLVQDEMAAPVGREFGRVFEETNLGIPMEDALNSLTERVPNLDLRFFATAVILQRQTGGDLAEILDKIGYIIRERFKIYGQVQALTGEGRLSGAVLLALPPALFLAVYRMNHDYIMMLFTDPMGKQMLMGAIGLQVMGALAIRKIINIKV
- a CDS encoding CpaF family protein, producing MAKTIAPPVRPGERTSESNFEELKRKIHGKLVDKLDLSKVGDLDGEVLRREIRLVIEHLCDAEETLLNRNERERLVEEVLDETFGLGPLELLLKDPTISDILINGPKNIYCERRGKMEKTPVTFRDNAHLLQIIDRIVSRVGRRVDEVCPMVDARLPDGSRVNAIIPPLALDGAAVSIRRFGANPLKLEDLLNYKAFTPEMVMLLEGAIKARLNIVISGGTGSGKTTLLNTLSSFISNSDRIVTIEDAAELQLQQDHIVRLETRPANIEGKGAITATDLVRNALRMRPERIIIGECRGPETLDMLQAMNTGHEGSLTTIHANSPRDGVARIETMIMMAGFDLPLKAMRQQIASAVDLIIQANRLQGGPRKITHITEVVGMEQDTIVMQDIYHYAQEGIDERGRAYGRFEATGVRPTFMERLEQAGVRLPASAFRQRVMLVD
- a CDS encoding type II secretion system F family protein; translation: MGNLLQPEQMVSLAVFGMFAAGAWWLLEYLARNRSRAVERLDEIRDPSLRRRKQEESEGVVKKQAAMTRVLKKATPALAKPLQPTNELEASRLKAKLAVAGFRGEAAASIFLGMKFTGLMAGLFFSGITIAAISSFNQQSMMYAVSLAGGLFYLPEFVLYFIGKRRRQAIFLGLPDALDLMVVCVEAGLGLDQAMRKVADEMKRSFPVISQEFGLANFQLQMGRNKAEVLHELGMRSGVDDLRSLAAILIQADKFGSSIAQALRVQSDSMRTRRRQLAEEKAAKTAVKLIFPLVIFIFPGIFVVLVGPAAITMVREMFPMMAGK